The sequence below is a genomic window from Bombus affinis isolate iyBomAffi1 chromosome 13, iyBomAffi1.2, whole genome shotgun sequence.
ATCTTCCACATTGGTCGTTATCGTTCATTTCTCGTTTACCGTACAGGGATATTTCTTCTCGATCTTTTCTCCTCTACTTTAAAACGCAACTTCCACCACTGTACCTTGTACAATCAAGGCATCGAACTTGAAAGCAACGTATAAGGAGAAAAAAAGATACAAATCTCTACCAAAGAGATCGCATTAGTTACGCCAACGACGTCCATCATCGACGTGATGAAATTTTTTAACTGTCCGTCTTAGGGAACTGGCTCTACGGTTCCCGCATAATCATACGCGTAATAACCTATACTCTTAGATGTAAATGTAACACGGTATAAATCACTAACCAGCCTGTGTAACTTCTATATCAAGGCCGTAAATACGAAAGCTTGTCGCTGTACGAATATACATGTTTCAAATGCCGTTCAGACCGGTCAAGTTTCTTGAATTCAGGCGATTCAATGAATAAAGAACAAGCTTAGAAACTTTAAAAAACATTCCAAGGAGGTATACTATCTTGAAGAAGCTACGGATACAATTTGAGAATCTTTTTATAAATAACTACTAATAAATAAGGAATTTAGATCTTGTAGGATAATATTGATATAGCCCCATTTTCTAATTTTTGGCGACGCGGAGATTTCATAACGATCGAgtcaaaaatataatttcgaGAAAAACGTTGACAGAGCTTTCAAGATAATACATTCGTTCTAGTAACAGAAGTCAGTAGTATGACGCCTTAACGCGATATTTCGCGCACCTAACTCCGTAAGAAAATTAGAAACGAGGCTTTGATTTCTGAAAGTCCAATAGTATACCCCCTAAAATCTAGCATGCTACAAGTTCAGATGAGGAAAACAACTTCAAGTTGCCTGAATTCAGATAAATATACTAATCTGAACGAAGCGTAAGCGCGAGTGTAATTTCTAAGCGATCGAGCATCACGATTCTCTGGCACTCGCAGTTATACGATTCGAACGAGAATGGCGAATCGATTCCTCTCTCGTTTCACATTTCTCGTGCATACGCTCATCGCTTCTCATCTCTTTCGCTCGAATCCATCATCATCCGGCAATCAAACCGACGATTTGTAGGATTCGAGGTAGCCGTGGTTCGTTCCACGTTTCGGTAGCAACTAGCTGCCCCGTGTCTTCAATAGTAGGAATTATCTTGCTGGTAGTCGGGGTACCGGAAAGCCTGACGTGCCCCTGCGGTTCCATCAGACTTCAACAGAAAGAAACTGGTAGGCTTGCCATTAAACGTGTACGGACCCTTGTCCAGCTTGTTGACCAAATCGTCCGCTGGTTTCTTGGTCGGTTTTAAATTGCCCTGCCATTGATAAATCGATGTTGGTTTCCCATTGCTCACAAAGTCCGCCGAAACGCTGTCCAGATTGGTGATTGGGCTGTCCGTTGGTTTCTTGTTCGTCTTCTTTTGCCATTGGTAGACCGACGTCGGTTTCCCGTTGCTCACAAAATCGATGGGCAGCTTGATGAACGGGTTAACGGGTTGCTGGTAGTTTGGTTTCGGCCTTCCGGGTCTCGTGTACGGGACATGTGGCCGAAGGCTGGCTGTGGAGTAAGTGGGCGGTTGCGAGATATAGCCTAAACCTGGCACGAACATGTACGGCGTGGGCGGTAGCCTGATGTAAAAGATGTTGCTTTCCTCGTATCTATTCGGATCCGACATGGTTCGTTCTTCGGTATCGAAGTTGTTGCTGGGATAATCGATGTCGTAGGGGACGTTAGAGAATGGAAGCTGTGAAACGAGAGGATAATTGACGAAGATGGCTTTATGCTTCCGATTCTTCTTAGTTGTTTTGACTTCGTTGGATTGCTTTGAGAAACGGCCAACCTCAAGCTTGCCTTGATTATTATCTTGAATCGAGGCTAGCAACGAGGATTTCGACTCTTTCGTTCCACTGTCGGTCTTCTCTGATTGCTTTTTTGTCGACTGATTCGTCGCGTCCTTGCCAGTGACAATCGCGGGTTCCGTGGAAACTGGAACCGCGTCCTTGTTCCGAGGGAACAATCGAGCGTCATTCAGGGTGTCTTGGAGCGGCACCGCCGCCGCCGATGCCACCGCGCAAACCAATAAAGTCGCCGAGATCTTCATGATGACTGGAAAAAACCAAACGATTTCATTGTTTTTACCTTGAACAACTAGCACGATTTGTTGAAAAAATATGCTTACAAAGCAAATTTAATAAGAGATATTCAtggaaaatgtttaaaaaatcatCATCACTTGTATTACGAAAGAGTCCACGCTCCAAGTATATGTTAAAACaacattgaaaaataatattcacgCAAAATATCTGAAAAATCATTTTCGCATCTGTTATTGGAAAATTTACGCTCAAAATATACGTCAGAGAACGTCTGTTCGATTCTCATTGCCGAACGATCGTTCGATACAGCTATTGGAAGAAGAGGCATTGGAACTACATCAACCATTCACCAAGCATCGAGGAAAGGCACGTATAATCCGGCTTATGAGTACTTACGAGTTGCCTCATTCTCAAGCAGAAAATCTGATTAAGTTATTATCCCTGAATACTTTTTCGCTCTTAAAATATCGCGCTGAGCTTTTCATGCGGGCAACCTATCCAACAGTAGATACAGTCGTCACAAACTCGCATCCTAAGAGCACGCGTTACCTCCGAATTAAACCAACTAATCGTTTATTTGGCGAGTTAACGCGACAAGCGAATGACATTAAGCATGCAAAACGCGATCCCGCTGAAAGATGGGGTGGATGCGAGCGAATCATCGGCAAACGAGCCGAAACAAATCATCGGCTCGTCCGGGTGAACGTGCCCGAGGACAACTCGTTTTCTCGGGAACGGTGTGCCGCAGTATGGAAGTCTCTTCCTCCTTCATTGCGCGGCACCGGCTGTTCCCCGTAATCGACATCGAATAAATCACGTAGCCCCGTGGCGGCAGTAGGGAAGCGCATATAAGCGAAAACGTAGAAAAAAAACGAGACACTGGATGCGCACGCGGGGAAAGAAAACGCCGCCGCGACGGGGACAAATTCCGCGCGCGTGCATTCCCTGCGTCAGGCTTTCTTCTCGCGGCGCAACCGTAGCGCGAACCGAAGGGAGAAGAACAAGAGCACCAGGAATGATAATTGAAAGCGGGTTATAAAATCGTCGAGTCACGCATTCCTGACCAGAGAGAACTCCTCCTCGAAGACCTTGCAGAAGGTCGGAcgcacagagagagagagagagagagagagacagacagacagagacagagagggaGTTGGACCGAAACAATCCATTCAGTACGGATTTCATAATAGTGTTTCTCGTACGCGTCGAATGTTATTTAGCAGATAGATTTGGCTATTTGGTTTTGCTAATTCTTAATTGCTAGAGATTTGTTACAGCGGTGATTTTGATTTAACATCATGCGATTTGCTGATTGAATCGCTCCTAATTGCGAGAGTAACCGCGTAGTAGCTTCTGCCAAGTGTAGGGTCCGCTATTTCTCACCGCGATGACTCGCGAAATATCGCATGTACCGGTTGTTTATTATTTCGCCACGTTGAATCAGTCggtatcttttttcttttttcttttctttcttttttctgtttattaaaatatacaggTTTTGTATGAGAGCGTGTAATCGAAGTGGCAGGGGTTGGTTAATAGTCTCGAATTAGAACGTTTTATCCTCGGTTCTGCTCTCGCGTTTCCATCTTAAACGGGTGTCGAGTCGATTGATTCTCATCTTTCACGCCGCGCCAGATGGATATTAAAATCGAGCAATTAAAGTCAAGCTCGTCGGCCCTCGTGCAACGCGGATTTATGAGCGTATAGATGGTAGAGCGGCAGCGCGATGTAATTTTCTCAGGAGATATTCAGATTCCAACGAGTATAATTAACGGTGTGACTGATCGATTTAAAGGATAATGGCGGCCCGTCAGCATTTACGATTAAGTACCAGTTGATTGTTACGCGATACCTCGTTATTACCGGCGTCGGATTCCTTTTTCTCGAACCGCTGTTAGTAAGGTAAACCAACTACCTTTTCCCTGGCGGATGATGCAGTCAGCCTACAGAGACCTGTGTTATCCGCCAGTGGTCTTGTTTTATACCTGTTTTCCCTCTGTACACGGTGGCAACACGCTCCATCTAACTTCGCTCATCCCGCCCAGGTTTTGCATAAAATTTCAATTCATCATTTCCGCAGGAACATCCCGTCCGATAGAATTTTTCCTTTTTACATATGCTCTTTTATACAGAAAATCCTATGACATCAGCGGTTTTCGAAACGTCAAATACAGGACGGAAGGATCTTCGAGCTCTTGCGTCTTATCCTTTCGTATCATCCTTACCTCCTGTCCTCTTATACCATTCTTCCTACCCTTCAAAAATGTTCCAGGCGATTTAAGGAGGCCCTGGGTACTTATTTCGAAGAGTATTAAGGATTCTCGTCGATCATCGAAGATTATGACGACGAAAATAATACTAAGCCGAATTACATACGAGATTCAAACCTGTCTAAAGTCGAGGACTCTTTTGGAGACTTCAACGTCCGCACAGGTCGTTTTTCATCGCGGCCATTTCGAGCACACCGTTATTTTGCCGAAATGAACTGCCCGAATACGCAGATGCGCGTAGCTTTTTACGGGCATCTTTGTCAGGAACGATACAATGTGCTCGTGACAGGAAAGGCGAAACCAAAGTCTTCGCGTGCACATGTACTCGATGAGAACATCCGCGGGATAAAGGTTCTTCGACGTGGCGTGCGGCTCGTACCTTCGTCACGTGTCATTAGGACTACTCTTCGGCCTTTAACTCCTGGTATTGGATAAATTCTCTTGTAATTCTTTTTGGAACTTCGAAGTAGCACGTTCACTTTATATGTTACGCTTCGTTTTATATGTTAGGAATTTGTAAAGCAACGTTGCTGGGATAGCTTCTACAGCTTGGATGGAATTTATGGAACAGTCAATTATCAATTGGCCACTTTTATAATGATTAGCGATCCCTCGTTTTTTCTCCGAGTTACATTAAGGAGTTTTTAAGCTTGTATAGTGGTAATGATATAGGATTGTACGATGGCCATTATCGTACATTTGTATTGTAGCGAAGATACAGATAGTATAGCTGAAGGTGTTGGATAAATTCGAACTCTTTTTAGAGCTGCGAAATAGCACTTCCACGCTTCACTTTATCAAGTTAGGAAATTTATAAATTGATATTGTACCGCTTAAACGGGATTTATGGAACAGGTAACTATAAAATGGccacttttataataattagcgatgcttcgtttcttcttcgtgTTAAATCAACTAGTTTTTCATTTTGTACACTTGACCATCATCGTACAGATTTGTCCGATAGTAACGATCTAAATAGTATAGATGTAGATGCTGGATAAATTTTCTTGGAATTCTCTTTGGAGTCTCGAAATAGCTCGTTCACGCTTCACTTTGCAATTTATAGAGTGATATTGTACCGCTTCGATGGGATTTATAGAACAGGTAAAACATAAACTGGTCACTTTGATAATGATTAGCAATGCTTCGTTTTTTCTCTGAGTTAAACGAACGATAATGCTTGGATGATGTACACCCGAGGATATGCCATTTCCGCAATTTTAATGAAACTTGGAGACATCTACACGTGCTCAGGATTTTGACCTAGCCAGACTGATTCTCCTCGTTAATCGGAGGGAACTACGGAGTTGCAAAAAGTTAGAAAGTGGTGTGGTACATAAAGTCACCGGGTAAAGTGGGGATAAACGATGCGTTATCAGTGGTAAATGGGCACAGATTATATGGAAGGAGGCTGATTTTATCGACTCTGTCGTGCCATTACGCGCAGTCGAGCAATTAATTTATCGCGTGAAAGATGATTTGGCATTCCTCGATATGCCGTCGTACTTTCTTTAGGAAGATCGAGCCTCTCCTCGCCGGCCATTCGCTTCTTTTTTCCGTTGCTACTTTCTCCCTAACCCTCAATTTACGTAGATAAAGAGAGAGGGAGCAATGACGGAGTAATGGCAATCCCATCGCATTGTTGACCCGAATAATTGCATGTTAATCGCAAATGCACTCTTTGAAGCGGAAATCAGGCCATTTCTTCCGTGGATTTCGACAAGCGAACATGTACATGCATCCGGTGTAAGGCTCGCGTCGCGGTTGAAGATAGCTGTCTAATCACCGTCTAAGTCATTAAATCAAAAATACTGCTCGATGACTCTTAATTATTCGAGTTAATATTGTTCATTTTTGCAGATCAGCTTGTATTGTTTTCAAATGTAGTGTAACACAGTAAGTAGCTAAATGAGAGAAgatctaaaattaaattacagaAAGAGTTGTGTCAAAATGTACTTGTTTTTTTATGAAATTCAAAGAACTGAGTCCGAACTGCAGGATGGCGGTGAAATTCTAACCAATCCCTACTAATTTATTAGTTCTCCTTAATAAGTCGTATTACTCATTTTTGAATGCTTGTACTTGGAAGTTCTaccttatttaaatattttttataaacattAGCGACAATAGCGACATTTTCTCTAAGTAAGGATCCTTAAGAATTTAAAAACGTACTACGCCCATCAAAGACTCTTACAAATTTCGAAACATAAAATTCTAATAACAAAGGGTCCTTAAGAATTTGGAAATtgaaaaaatgattaaaattatGACTTTTTACGGTTAGACAGTCCTTTACAAACACTGTACGTCTCGGTGGTGCGTTGAACTTTTGTTTTACTGGTTACGGATTATTTCTGACACTGGCTACGCGAGTTAGGGGGCTCGTCGAATGGAAATGGACATGGAAAAGTGGCATGTATGCAACTGGAAGTTGGTTCCGCGATCGAGCGCGAAAGGCAGCTTAAAAAGGAGATACTTAAGCTTTAACGGGTTTTCGAGGGAATCCATAAAGTTGGATCGCGCGTACGCCTCTTGCATTTCTCTCCTCGCGGCGATTACGCGCTCCTGTTTCGGTTTGATTTTCATCCGGTATGAATTTTCGCGCAATTTGCGAAGCTCTTAATTAGACTTCGACGGATAACGGTAGGTAATTgcagtaaataatttttaataaacaacCACGGCGTGTTTCTCGACGCAattcttctcttttttaatCGTGGCTAAGACTCGTTTAGGTTGGTCAAGTAATTTgaattatgtataaaatatattcatataaGTAGGACTGAATCAGGCTTGAATTGAAGTGAATTGACTTCAAAGAATAAATGTCTAAGATCTTCATCACACACTTGCCAAGTTCTCTTATACGTATAATTTGATTAGTGAAATTTCACAAACCAGTGACAAAGTCACGAATCAGAAATTAACAGCACCAGAGCCTCTTACATAATCAGAACAAGTTTAATAGAAAACAACTGACATTTTAAGCGTACATCATACAAATTGTAAATCACTTGATACTCTACTTTATTCAATACTTTTGAAGTTATGAAAAAGAAATCTAAAATCTATATACAACTAGTCGTTTGTCTCAATTTAATaatgttattaataaattattacgtAAGAGGGTTCTGGAATTAGTAAAAGTCAATGAAATTCACTACGCAAACACTGTTTAACATACGTACATTTCGGGTGTCAAAAAATAATTGAGAATATCTTAACTTCACTTGTCacttatatttataatactagTAAAAACATTATTATcgaattaagaaattttatgaaagttaAAAGCACGACATAATAGAAAAACTACATTTGTTAATTCTAAAATTACCAAACCAAAGCTACTTTTATCCAAACAAAAACGTAATTCCATACTCTTATTTATTTTGTTCGTAtcactttaattttaattaactgCATATAAACTATTTAGGCACACGTTGAAGGTTTTAAATGTTTGACATGTTAAAAGTACTAAAAATAATTTACTGTAATTACCTAAGAAGAATGGTAGAAGTCGTTGCTCCGCTCTGTGGCTCGCGATAAATTCGTTGGAAATTAATCGAGTTTATTCGAACCTTCGTCAGGAGGTTCACGCGAAAGAACGACCCGTATTGTGGTCCATCATTCTCGTCTCTGTTCGCTCATGCGTTTCTAATTAGCCAATTTTACGCTACTGACTCCTAGTACGGTAAATATTCTCGTGGTGCACACATCAAACTCTGGCAGGATAGAAATTTTCATACTCTGATTCGTTTGATGCTCGAGCGAATGTGAACACATGTTGCATCAAAGTCCTTTATTGCGACTATATCGCAAACGACCCTGTTAACATGTTTTGTTCGACataaagaatttatttcttcattTAAAAGACCTGCCAGCGAAATAATTTGCCCGCGATAAAAATGTTGGGCAAAAATTCTACTCCGTTGAATGTTACGGTATTCTGTTTGTTCTTGGTAATGGTTCCGTTTCTTAACATGAGATCTTCGAATTATTTATTAACGCTTGATCCTAATCGCTACTTCTGAAAGTTAATTCAAGGGTACTCGGGTAACTATGCTATCCTGTTATAAACTACACCGTTAAAAATCGTATCGATATTTCGTTACTAGATCGCGTTACCGGAATGCGGGAATTTTATATCCGTATTTCGTTTTTAATATTAGAACTTCATAGAAATTTGATAGATTTATAGTGGTATATTTTGAGGAATGTCAGAATGATTTTtggtaaaaatataatatatatatatttgcgtATGTATATCTACCATAAATATCCACAGTGTacttataatataaaatgatacacaagtttcttaaatttctttaacaaatataacaagtaaatgaaaatgaaagctTCTTTTCCCCTCATACTACGTACTTTTTCATATTGCATTTGATTTCTTtgatagaaattttatacttcAAAAGATAATAGTTTTTAGCGTTAAGCAAAGTCTTGCTTGGGAGACTGACAATGAAAGTTAGAACCATGGAAGGAAATAGGATTTAATCATAGGATTAAAAGTATGGCGTTAGCGGAATTCGAAGTGTTTGCGAGGCACGAGAGGTGATAATTTAAGTATCGCCAATTTGAGCGTCATCGAAGGTCGCACGTGGCTCTTCTAACGAGCGAGTTTGCTAGACTTTCTCATAATTGCACCGGCAGTCACGAAGGCTGCAGGTGGTTCTCGCGAGATCCCAATCATGTGAGTCAAGGTATTCTGACTTTACACAATGCTCCCCTCTCCTTCACGTTGTCTTAGATACACGTAAACTACAATTCCGGATTTCTGAGACTCGGTCTAATTTCCTAACTGTACACGATTGTTCTTTTCGGAATGCAATCCTTCATCATCCTGCCATCAATCTATTCACGCAAAATATCCGTTAGAACGATCGGATCAACTTCTTCTTATGAGAGCATGTGTGTAGAGATTCTGACGCCGATTTAATCCTTGCACAATGTGACAGAGTAAAGAAGAACTCGAGCAAAATATAACGCTGTTAACTTCACATTTTGACAGATTGCTGTGGATTTCCTTCCATTTCTGTGGGTTTCCATTATCTGAACGTTAACAAATAATTTGCCTCTCAATGTATTCTGTATTGCTAAATgttaacaaataattttc
It includes:
- the LOC126923374 gene encoding uncharacterized protein LOC126923374, with the protein product MKISATLLVCAVASAAAVPLQDTLNDARLFPRNKDAVPVSTEPAIVTGKDATNQSTKKQSEKTDSGTKESKSSLLASIQDNNQGKLEVGRFSKQSNEVKTTKKNRKHKAIFVNYPLVSQLPFSNVPYDIDYPSNNFDTEERTMSDPNRYEESNIFYIRLPPTPYMFVPGLGYISQPPTYSTASLRPHVPYTRPGRPKPNYQQPVNPFIKLPIDFVSNGKPTSVYQWQKKTNKKPTDSPITNLDSVSADFVSNGKPTSIYQWQGNLKPTKKPADDLVNKLDKGPYTFNGKPTSFFLLKSDGTAGARQAFRYPDYQQDNSYY